From the genome of Planctomycetia bacterium, one region includes:
- a CDS encoding helicase-associated domain-containing protein gives MHYDPLNPLIIQGDRTILVEVNNPKYAAARDALAPFAELEKSPEHIHTYRLTNLSLWNAAAAGMTATQMVEVLQKFTKFPIPHNVAPDIEEVVQRYGRVRLERHGEHLKLVCPDKPLLTELLRQKKVAVYLGDRLTPDSFTVDTGFRGVLKQALIAVGYPAEDLAGYTEGADLALQLRTITRGGLSFGVRDYQQEACDVFYAGGDVRGGSGVIVLPCGAGKTIVGLSTMALMQKSTLVLTTGTTAVKQWHREILDKTSLSEADVGEYTGETKTIAPVTLATYQILTYRDSKTDEFPHFKIFDQRDWGLIIYDEVHLLPAPVFRITAQIQARRRLGLTATLIREDGRESDVFTLIGPKKYDVPWRELEGQGWIAEAQCTEVRLGLPQELRMEYAVAELRNKYRVASENPAKLDVVEALLKRYPTAKVLIIGQYLKQLRELRDRFNMPLITGATPQEEREQLYKQFRTGEVKQLILSKVGNFAIDLPDANVLIQISGAFGSRQEEAQRLGRILRPKAGGESAHFYTVVTRDTREIDFAHHRQLFLTEQGYSYTIVDAADLVPTASE, from the coding sequence ATGCATTACGATCCGCTGAATCCGCTCATCATCCAGGGTGACCGTACGATCCTGGTAGAAGTCAATAATCCCAAGTATGCCGCTGCGCGCGATGCCTTGGCTCCGTTTGCTGAGCTCGAAAAAAGCCCGGAACATATTCATACCTACCGTTTGACCAACCTGTCGCTCTGGAACGCTGCTGCAGCAGGCATGACCGCAACCCAGATGGTGGAAGTCCTGCAGAAGTTCACCAAGTTCCCGATACCGCATAACGTCGCTCCCGATATTGAAGAAGTGGTGCAGCGATACGGGCGGGTTCGCCTGGAACGGCATGGCGAACATTTGAAACTGGTCTGCCCCGATAAACCACTGCTCACCGAACTGTTGCGACAAAAGAAAGTTGCAGTCTATCTGGGAGATCGCCTCACGCCGGACAGCTTCACCGTTGATACCGGCTTCCGGGGTGTTTTGAAACAGGCACTCATCGCAGTAGGTTATCCTGCCGAAGATCTCGCAGGTTACACTGAAGGCGCTGACCTGGCTCTGCAGCTACGAACTATCACCAGAGGCGGTTTGTCGTTCGGTGTGCGTGACTATCAGCAGGAAGCCTGCGATGTGTTCTATGCAGGCGGCGATGTGCGAGGCGGCTCTGGTGTGATTGTGCTGCCTTGCGGCGCTGGGAAAACCATTGTCGGATTATCGACGATGGCTTTGATGCAGAAATCGACCCTGGTGCTCACCACGGGTACCACTGCAGTCAAGCAATGGCATCGGGAGATTCTTGACAAGACTTCTCTCTCCGAAGCGGACGTCGGTGAATACACCGGCGAGACGAAAACCATTGCCCCGGTCACGCTGGCCACCTACCAGATTCTCACCTATCGCGACAGCAAGACTGATGAGTTTCCCCATTTCAAGATTTTTGATCAGCGAGACTGGGGGTTGATCATCTATGATGAAGTGCATCTGTTGCCCGCCCCGGTCTTTCGCATTACCGCCCAGATACAGGCCCGCCGCCGACTTGGGCTCACTGCAACCCTGATTCGGGAAGATGGCAGAGAATCTGATGTCTTCACCCTGATCGGGCCCAAAAAGTACGATGTGCCCTGGCGGGAACTGGAAGGCCAGGGTTGGATCGCAGAAGCACAATGCACTGAAGTTCGGCTGGGGCTGCCCCAGGAACTGCGGATGGAATACGCCGTTGCGGAACTGCGCAATAAGTACAGGGTAGCCAGCGAGAATCCAGCCAAGCTCGATGTGGTGGAAGCACTCTTGAAACGCTATCCGACAGCCAAGGTTCTCATCATTGGCCAGTATCTCAAACAGCTTCGCGAACTGCGTGATCGTTTCAACATGCCTTTGATCACCGGTGCTACGCCACAGGAGGAACGGGAACAGTTGTATAAACAATTTCGCACCGGCGAAGTGAAGCAACTGATCCTTTCCAAAGTAGGCAACTTTGCCATCGATCTGCCCGATGCCAATGTGTTGATTCAGATCAGCGGTGCGTTTGGCTCCCGCCAGGAAGAGGCCCAGCGGCTCGGACGCATCTTGCGCCCGAAAGCTGGTGGCGAATCAGCCCATTTCTACACCGTCGTCACTCGTGATACCCGCGAGATCGACTTTGCCCACCATCGGCAACTGTTTCTGACCGAACAGGGATACAGTTACACGATTGTCGATGCTGCGGATCTGGTTCCAACAGCATCGGAGTAG
- a CDS encoding HEAT repeat domain-containing protein, with protein MYGLLFLMGSSVLLFSQVSDEGIYLKRNASSWAGDLQHQDVRVRRAAAYALGKLNKHTLPYINSLNKVLLQDTDATVRASVANTLGELGGLAPTEVTAGLKQSMEKEKEVAVQRAVVLALGKQGQQAASVEAQIRAFLSHSDVNLRKNAAWTLGQLGPVAEASIPALIKANSDSDASVRAEAISSLGNLGILAQDAIPGIVNGLSDKESLVQEQSILAIRKMGPAASAGISPLLSVAESDQKQITLRQAALVSLEAIWPTGHKDPASWQRLQALVQSAPSELQPTAQRTEKKIGAIRQ; from the coding sequence TTGTACGGTCTTCTTTTTCTCATGGGTTCATCAGTTCTGCTCTTCTCGCAGGTCAGCGACGAAGGCATATATCTGAAGCGCAATGCGTCATCGTGGGCTGGTGACCTGCAACATCAGGATGTGCGAGTGCGAAGGGCAGCAGCCTATGCACTCGGGAAACTGAATAAGCATACCTTGCCCTACATCAACAGCTTGAACAAGGTTCTGCTGCAGGATACCGATGCAACAGTGCGAGCCAGTGTTGCCAACACTTTGGGAGAATTAGGTGGTCTGGCTCCAACAGAAGTTACTGCTGGCTTAAAGCAATCAATGGAAAAGGAAAAGGAAGTTGCAGTTCAACGTGCCGTCGTCCTGGCGTTAGGCAAACAGGGACAGCAGGCAGCATCAGTAGAAGCACAGATCAGAGCTTTTCTGTCGCACAGCGATGTCAACCTGCGCAAAAACGCTGCTTGGACCCTGGGACAACTGGGGCCGGTTGCTGAAGCGTCGATTCCAGCGCTCATCAAGGCAAACTCTGATTCGGATGCATCAGTACGTGCTGAGGCAATTTCCTCGCTAGGCAACCTGGGCATCCTTGCACAGGATGCTATCCCCGGCATTGTCAACGGGTTATCAGATAAAGAGAGCCTGGTCCAGGAACAAAGCATACTGGCGATTCGCAAGATGGGGCCTGCAGCTTCTGCAGGCATTTCACCATTACTGTCAGTCGCGGAATCGGATCAGAAACAAATCACACTCAGGCAGGCTGCCCTGGTCAGTCTTGAAGCGATTTGGCCTACCGGGCATAAAGATCCCGCATCCTGGCAGCGGTTGCAGGCTCTGGTACAATCCGCACCTTCGGAACTGCAGCCTACTGCACAACGCACCGAAAAGAAAATCGGTGCGATTCGACAATAA
- a CDS encoding cysteine desulfurase-like protein, with protein MSTSLNLQRIRQQFPALNRKHDQNYVIYTDGPAGSQVPLSVAQAMHHYLMHRNANHGGYFATSIESDALLLEVRRKLAAFLNVSDPDCIVFGNNMTSLTFALSRAIAQTWNEGDEIILSHCDHDANVTPWALAARDRGVTVRWIDIDPTTCALNLDTLQKSLSSRTRLVAVGMASNAVGTVHPVTKIAELAHAAGALVFLDAVHYAPHLLIDAPATGADFIACSAYKFFGPHVGIVWGHRHLLEEIQPYKVRPASNTVPDRWMTGTQNHEGIAGVGAAIDYLASLASSGSSLRDMLVSAYNVIASHEHRLGSHFLQGVAMMDGYRVVGHGTMQDRVSTFGILHERLTAQQLSTELAARGIYSWAGNFYAQPLTERLGLEPDGMLRIGFLHYNTIEEVDRVLMALQEIGSDERS; from the coding sequence ATGAGCACCAGCCTGAATCTTCAGCGAATTCGCCAGCAGTTCCCGGCGCTGAATCGAAAGCATGATCAGAATTATGTGATCTACACTGATGGCCCGGCAGGCAGCCAGGTTCCGCTATCTGTGGCACAGGCGATGCATCACTATCTGATGCATCGCAATGCCAATCATGGTGGCTACTTTGCAACGAGTATCGAGAGCGATGCCCTGCTGCTGGAAGTCCGGCGCAAGCTGGCTGCATTCCTGAATGTCAGCGATCCAGATTGCATCGTGTTTGGCAACAACATGACTTCGCTTACTTTTGCGCTAAGTCGGGCAATTGCACAAACCTGGAACGAAGGCGATGAGATCATTCTGAGTCATTGTGACCATGATGCAAACGTAACACCCTGGGCATTGGCAGCAAGGGATCGAGGTGTCACAGTTCGATGGATCGACATTGATCCAACGACGTGTGCTCTGAACCTTGACACATTGCAGAAATCACTCAGCAGCCGAACGAGATTGGTTGCCGTTGGCATGGCATCCAACGCGGTAGGCACCGTGCATCCAGTAACGAAGATTGCAGAACTGGCACATGCAGCTGGTGCATTGGTATTTCTCGATGCAGTCCATTATGCACCGCACTTGTTGATTGATGCACCAGCCACTGGTGCTGATTTCATTGCCTGCTCAGCATACAAGTTCTTTGGCCCGCATGTGGGCATCGTCTGGGGTCATCGGCATCTTCTTGAAGAAATCCAACCCTACAAAGTCAGACCAGCCAGCAATACTGTTCCCGATCGCTGGATGACTGGCACGCAAAATCACGAAGGCATTGCCGGTGTGGGAGCAGCCATTGATTACCTGGCTTCGCTTGCCAGTTCGGGCAGTTCATTACGGGATATGCTTGTTTCCGCTTACAATGTCATAGCAAGCCACGAACACCGGCTCGGTTCACATTTCCTGCAAGGTGTAGCCATGATGGATGGCTACCGAGTGGTGGGGCATGGCACGATGCAGGATCGTGTCAGTACTTTTGGAATACTGCATGAACGTCTGACAGCCCAGCAACTCAGCACTGAACTGGCAGCACGGGGAATCTACAGTTGGGCGGGAAATTTCTATGCACAGCCCCTGACAGAACGATTGGGCTTGGAACCCGATGGCATGCTGAGAATCGGATTTCTCCATTACAACACCATTGAAGAAGTCGATCGGGTGCTGATGGCTTTACAGGAAATCGGCAGCGACGAAAGGTCATGA
- a CDS encoding sulfatase: MLSLQEVGWGQPADTEKHPNIILIYADDMGYADLGCFGSTKHRTPHLDSLAKEGARLTQFYTAQAVCSASRAALLTGCYPNRIGILGALNHRSTHGINNQELTLPEMLKSVGYQTAHFGKWHLGHLLEFLPTRHGFDIYFGIPYSNDMWPNHPTAGKYYPDLPLYDGTTVIETNPDQRMLTSRFTQRAVDFIQQQKDKRFFIYLAHPMPHVPLHVSPERAGKSAGGLYGDVIEEIDWSTGQILATLSKLGLDEKTLVIFASDNGPWLSYGNHAGSAGKLREGKGTSFEGGVRVPFLARWPDKIPAGLVSNEPAMTIDILPTLAKLTGASLPTHPIDGKDIMPLLTSFGAKSPHEALNYFWDRELQAVRSGPWKLHLPHRYQTLKGKPGKDGKPDAYEVKQLEKSLFNIENDPEEKNNLLALYPDVVVKLMRYVDAARKDLGDSQESIKGTGVREPGKLKFQ, from the coding sequence ATGTTGTCGCTGCAAGAGGTTGGCTGGGGACAGCCTGCTGATACGGAAAAGCATCCCAATATTATTCTGATTTATGCTGACGATATGGGTTATGCAGACCTGGGCTGTTTTGGCAGTACGAAACATCGTACGCCACATCTGGATAGCCTCGCAAAAGAGGGAGCCAGGCTCACACAGTTTTATACCGCACAAGCAGTTTGCTCAGCATCGCGGGCAGCATTGCTTACCGGGTGTTATCCCAACCGCATCGGGATTCTCGGCGCACTGAATCACCGTAGTACGCATGGCATTAACAATCAGGAACTGACCTTGCCTGAAATGCTGAAATCCGTCGGATACCAGACGGCACATTTCGGAAAATGGCACCTGGGACATTTACTTGAATTTCTACCCACCAGACATGGATTCGATATCTACTTCGGCATTCCCTATTCCAACGACATGTGGCCGAACCATCCGACAGCAGGGAAATATTATCCTGATCTTCCCTTATACGATGGCACCACGGTTATTGAAACGAATCCCGATCAACGCATGTTAACGAGCAGGTTCACCCAGCGTGCCGTCGACTTCATTCAGCAACAAAAGGACAAACGATTCTTTATTTACCTGGCACATCCGATGCCTCATGTGCCTTTGCATGTTTCTCCTGAACGGGCAGGCAAATCTGCGGGCGGGTTATATGGCGACGTCATTGAAGAAATTGACTGGTCGACAGGGCAGATTCTTGCGACTCTTTCCAAGCTGGGTCTTGATGAGAAAACACTGGTCATCTTTGCTTCTGATAACGGCCCCTGGCTGTCGTATGGAAATCATGCAGGCAGCGCAGGGAAGTTGCGTGAAGGGAAGGGCACCAGTTTCGAAGGAGGCGTTCGTGTCCCATTCCTGGCACGTTGGCCCGACAAGATTCCCGCAGGCCTAGTCAGTAACGAACCAGCCATGACGATCGATATATTGCCAACTTTGGCCAAGCTGACTGGCGCTTCCCTGCCAACTCATCCGATTGATGGCAAAGATATTATGCCTTTACTGACCTCATTCGGAGCAAAGTCTCCTCACGAAGCCCTCAATTACTTTTGGGATAGGGAATTGCAGGCTGTGCGCAGCGGGCCATGGAAACTGCATCTGCCCCATCGGTATCAGACGCTGAAAGGTAAGCCGGGCAAGGATGGTAAACCTGATGCCTATGAGGTCAAGCAGTTGGAGAAATCCCTCTTTAACATCGAAAATGATCCTGAAGAAAAGAACAATCTCCTTGCTCTATATCCCGATGTGGTAGTTAAATTAATGCGATATGTTGATGCAGCGAGGAAGGATCTGGGCGATTCGCAAGAATCAATCAAGGGAACAGGAGTGCGTGAGCCGGGAAAGCTTAAGTTCCAGTGA
- a CDS encoding PQQ-binding-like beta-propeller repeat protein, with protein MAIIVNCPACGTPASIEPQFFGKKLRCANQSCRQTFRVQADGSVMMEGGRPETPRTFDWQNNPPAQEAQEGDWLSAPPPIPGSEPEGGNPQYQQAEIYPSQEGEEGDEEESSYTPGDYGYGRKKNKFLVILIFLVILLIGASAFGFWLYQQNINRAVAELKKRLNENMDKKRWEEAVDAGSQYRDKIKDAAEIKEVDFSLGWAQLQQDLAGSKLNSKETITKAVNNIQNFYKTYRGDANFRPLRKDMTESAYALVKAASDFLMENPDSSMHDALQPVLDLAKEVGNSVSDQDQVKIWAEESESKYKEARTFIDASLAKANWVVRMDDVLAKENLGQIDALQNEYLELVKKHPLLSKDNDLTAKAGNLKTVEPGWVKYSNSNSAPSPNKPSFGPSIRICPPVKTPEGTQDDQNVVLAMARGTLYGLSAKTGKDRWALRVGQDVRELPPRISLGGEVPDIAFVVTTEDAGQTYLSQMNLMTGERSWTRRLAGACSVGPVLISNNRLVVPMKETVALVEAGTGKMTGFFTLSGYDISSQPAHDRVRDRLFVPVDRGRIFVLDLANRKCIGVIYTEHWSGQMKGSPLIIDDLMVACIATGSGTGTTRIRGYDISSKSATPQFDQIGSYDLPGHASTTPYVDGNETLGIVSDQGLLWLFGIGKSSTIGTSQSKGSTPFYPLTPKPMPLKLQANTELKKDQPRPRVQVAHVALNDWWVFTHDHLVRNVYDPFRGVMNPSPLGSLPLGSPLHRAEVSPDARLVVMVTQPKGQAQMMASGIDRTTGKIVWQTQLGTEASQAPVALAGAVAMLDRGGAIFSVKINDINADAQWQVCGTWPALPLVAASHRLVKTMNGKSLVSVSYDPARARIILRKIDPTGQDKTETREFPHNIAPAGTPIALDDGNTLVPCKDGNIYLFNFTSGNTVTNSLFSWRDPHAFTNASGHLLAPSMNQLIATNGLNKVLRWQRDAQGTWKKVPNDLELPDRIVTPVILLPENRVAVGDQSGNMHCLSLATLGTSRQWAVKGNITKGPFPVGTQGFGCVVDGKRLWWVNSPDDEEGKVFTSREISSIIGEASPMGNELLVAVLKRDAGTGMLASYLWIDAASGKVTQTERLPEGLAPASGATALGKNRAFAPLSDGTIRILIKPEPATASRP; from the coding sequence GTGGCTATTATCGTAAACTGTCCCGCCTGTGGTACTCCAGCCAGTATCGAACCCCAGTTCTTTGGCAAAAAGCTCCGCTGTGCCAATCAATCATGCCGCCAGACCTTCCGTGTACAAGCGGATGGCAGTGTGATGATGGAAGGTGGAAGGCCGGAAACTCCGCGCACTTTCGATTGGCAAAACAACCCACCTGCCCAGGAAGCCCAGGAAGGCGATTGGCTATCAGCTCCACCTCCCATTCCTGGCTCTGAACCTGAAGGTGGAAATCCCCAATATCAACAGGCAGAAATTTATCCCTCTCAAGAGGGTGAAGAAGGCGATGAAGAGGAAAGCAGCTATACTCCAGGCGATTACGGATACGGCAGAAAGAAAAACAAGTTCCTGGTCATCCTGATTTTCCTTGTCATTCTCCTCATCGGCGCCAGTGCCTTTGGCTTCTGGCTGTATCAGCAGAACATCAACCGGGCAGTTGCTGAACTCAAAAAGCGATTGAACGAAAATATGGATAAAAAACGCTGGGAAGAAGCAGTTGATGCCGGCTCCCAGTATCGGGATAAGATCAAAGACGCTGCTGAAATTAAGGAAGTTGATTTTTCACTAGGCTGGGCTCAACTGCAGCAGGATCTGGCCGGAAGCAAGTTGAACAGCAAAGAAACAATCACCAAAGCCGTCAACAATATTCAGAACTTCTACAAGACATATCGAGGCGATGCGAACTTCAGGCCTCTCCGCAAGGATATGACCGAATCAGCCTATGCTCTCGTGAAAGCAGCCTCAGATTTCCTGATGGAAAATCCTGACTCGAGCATGCACGATGCCCTGCAGCCTGTTCTCGATCTGGCTAAGGAAGTCGGAAACAGCGTTTCCGATCAGGATCAGGTGAAAATCTGGGCAGAAGAATCCGAGAGCAAGTATAAGGAAGCGAGAACCTTCATTGATGCCAGCCTGGCGAAAGCCAATTGGGTGGTACGGATGGATGATGTGCTGGCAAAGGAAAACCTTGGTCAGATTGATGCCTTGCAGAATGAATATCTCGAACTGGTCAAAAAACATCCACTCCTGAGCAAAGACAACGACCTGACCGCCAAGGCGGGTAACCTCAAAACCGTGGAACCAGGCTGGGTCAAATACAGCAATAGCAACAGTGCACCTTCACCAAATAAGCCCTCGTTTGGCCCCAGCATACGCATCTGTCCGCCCGTGAAAACTCCCGAAGGCACTCAGGATGATCAAAACGTCGTTCTGGCAATGGCTCGTGGAACTCTCTATGGTCTCTCAGCCAAAACCGGAAAAGATCGCTGGGCCTTGCGCGTCGGGCAGGATGTGCGTGAACTTCCCCCCCGCATTTCACTCGGTGGTGAAGTGCCTGACATTGCTTTCGTGGTGACCACCGAAGATGCAGGCCAGACCTACTTAAGTCAGATGAATCTGATGACGGGTGAACGAAGCTGGACTCGACGTCTGGCTGGTGCCTGTTCCGTCGGGCCGGTGCTGATCAGCAATAACCGTCTGGTAGTTCCCATGAAGGAAACCGTGGCTCTGGTGGAAGCGGGAACCGGGAAGATGACAGGCTTCTTTACCCTATCCGGTTACGACATCAGCTCGCAACCTGCTCACGACAGGGTCCGTGACAGGCTCTTCGTCCCCGTCGATCGTGGCCGAATTTTCGTTCTCGATCTGGCGAATCGTAAATGTATTGGCGTCATCTACACTGAACATTGGTCAGGACAGATGAAAGGCTCTCCTTTGATAATCGACGATTTAATGGTTGCCTGCATTGCAACCGGCTCAGGCACCGGTACCACGCGCATACGCGGCTACGATATTTCCAGCAAAAGTGCAACGCCCCAGTTTGATCAGATTGGCAGTTACGATCTGCCCGGACATGCCTCCACCACTCCTTACGTTGACGGCAACGAAACGCTGGGTATCGTTTCAGATCAGGGACTTCTCTGGCTGTTTGGCATTGGTAAATCCAGTACTATCGGCACTTCGCAGAGCAAGGGGAGCACGCCATTCTATCCGCTCACCCCCAAACCCATGCCGCTGAAACTGCAGGCCAACACCGAACTGAAGAAAGATCAGCCCCGGCCTCGCGTTCAGGTGGCCCATGTTGCCCTGAACGACTGGTGGGTTTTTACACATGACCACCTGGTGCGTAATGTCTATGATCCGTTCCGGGGTGTCATGAATCCTTCGCCACTTGGCTCCTTGCCATTGGGAAGTCCGCTCCATCGTGCAGAAGTTTCACCCGATGCACGACTGGTCGTCATGGTCACACAGCCTAAAGGCCAGGCTCAGATGATGGCCAGCGGCATTGACCGCACCACGGGCAAAATTGTCTGGCAGACTCAACTTGGCACCGAAGCCTCCCAGGCTCCTGTAGCACTGGCTGGCGCGGTTGCCATGCTGGATCGTGGTGGCGCTATCTTTTCGGTGAAGATCAATGACATCAATGCCGATGCCCAATGGCAGGTGTGTGGCACCTGGCCGGCGCTGCCACTGGTCGCTGCATCACATCGCCTGGTTAAGACCATGAATGGTAAATCACTGGTCAGTGTTTCGTACGATCCAGCCAGGGCCCGCATCATCCTTCGCAAGATTGACCCGACAGGCCAGGACAAAACGGAAACTCGAGAATTTCCCCATAACATTGCTCCTGCTGGAACACCCATTGCCCTTGATGATGGCAACACCCTGGTACCATGCAAAGATGGCAATATCTATCTGTTCAATTTTACCTCAGGCAACACGGTCACCAATTCACTCTTCTCCTGGCGTGATCCCCATGCCTTCACCAATGCAAGCGGTCATCTGCTGGCTCCTTCGATGAACCAGTTGATTGCTACCAACGGATTGAACAAGGTTTTACGCTGGCAGCGAGATGCTCAAGGCACCTGGAAGAAAGTACCTAACGATCTGGAACTGCCTGATCGTATTGTTACCCCTGTCATTCTGCTGCCTGAAAACCGCGTTGCAGTGGGAGATCAATCAGGCAACATGCACTGCTTGTCACTGGCTACGCTGGGAACCTCCAGGCAGTGGGCCGTGAAGGGCAATATCACCAAAGGCCCTTTCCCGGTGGGAACTCAGGGGTTCGGCTGCGTGGTCGATGGCAAGCGACTCTGGTGGGTCAATTCCCCGGATGACGAAGAAGGGAAAGTGTTTACCAGCAGAGAGATATCCTCCATCATTGGTGAAGCCAGTCCGATGGGTAATGAACTCCTGGTTGCTGTTCTCAAGCGCGATGCTGGCACCGGAATGCTGGCGAGCTACCTTTGGATTGATGCAGCCAGCGGCAAGGTCACGCAGACCGAGAGGCTGCCTGAAGGTCTGGCACCAGCTTCGGGTGCAACCGCACTTGGCAAGAACCGAGCCTTTGCTCCACTTTCGGATGGCACCATTCGCATTCTGATCAAGCCTGAACCCGCGACGGCTTCTCGTCCATAA